Proteins found in one Clostridium kluyveri DSM 555 genomic segment:
- a CDS encoding gluconeogenesis factor YvcK family protein has protein sequence MKIIDWFRPGIKVKRWVMLGAMGVLFIIFGVIEFINRRFYSFYYISFYIFLMVSGIFVVYISVTQGMRSIIALINKGYLSVSLDSKKLENLIYEKRLLVKGPKIVAIGGGTGLSTMLRGLKYYTSNITAIVTVADDGGGSGDLREDLGMLPPGDIRNCIMALADTEPLMEELLQYRFKDGRLKNQSFGNLFLAAMDGISGNFEEAVHKMSSVLAVTGRVMPVTLDNLVLKARLKNGTVVSGESNIPYQATVQNTCIDKIFIEPENARALREAVDAILEADAIILGPGSLYTSVIPNLLVKDIANAVRKTPAIRLYVSNIMTQPGETDGFSVEDHISTIFKHVGNDIMDYVIVNVGKIDVELEGKYKEEESHLVKINDDKVSSLGVKVIEGDFISIKNGLIRHNSEKLASILIETIMDKKLLYDRKKRIEYFYLSERLKENKK, from the coding sequence ATGAAGATTATAGATTGGTTTAGACCTGGCATTAAGGTTAAAAGATGGGTTATGCTGGGGGCTATGGGAGTACTTTTTATAATATTTGGGGTAATTGAGTTTATAAATAGAAGATTCTATAGTTTTTATTATATATCTTTTTATATATTCTTGATGGTATCAGGAATTTTTGTAGTATATATTTCTGTAACTCAGGGAATGAGATCTATAATAGCCCTTATAAATAAGGGATATTTGAGTGTATCTTTAGATTCTAAGAAGTTAGAAAACTTAATATATGAGAAACGTTTATTAGTCAAGGGGCCTAAAATTGTTGCTATAGGGGGAGGCACTGGCCTTTCTACTATGCTTAGAGGTCTTAAGTATTATACTTCAAATATAACAGCTATAGTTACCGTGGCAGATGATGGAGGGGGTTCTGGAGATCTTAGAGAGGATCTTGGAATGCTTCCCCCTGGAGATATAAGAAACTGTATAATGGCCCTTGCAGATACGGAGCCTCTTATGGAAGAACTTTTACAATATAGATTTAAAGATGGAAGGCTGAAGAATCAGAGTTTTGGCAATTTATTTCTAGCAGCTATGGATGGCATATCAGGAAACTTTGAAGAGGCTGTTCATAAAATGAGTTCTGTGCTTGCGGTAACAGGAAGGGTAATGCCAGTTACCTTAGATAATTTGGTCTTAAAGGCAAGATTAAAGAATGGCACTGTAGTATCTGGAGAATCCAATATTCCCTATCAGGCTACTGTTCAAAATACCTGTATAGATAAAATATTCATAGAACCTGAAAATGCTAGGGCTTTAAGGGAAGCAGTGGATGCCATATTAGAAGCAGATGCCATAATATTGGGACCAGGAAGTCTTTATACCAGTGTAATTCCGAATCTTTTGGTAAAAGATATAGCAAATGCAGTAAGAAAAACCCCGGCTATAAGGCTGTATGTTTCAAATATAATGACCCAGCCGGGAGAAACAGATGGATTTTCCGTGGAGGATCATATAAGTACTATTTTTAAGCATGTAGGAAATGATATAATGGATTATGTTATCGTCAATGTGGGAAAAATAGATGTAGAATTAGAAGGGAAATACAAAGAAGAAGAATCCCATTTGGTAAAGATAAATGATGATAAGGTATCTTCTTTAGGCGTAAAAGTTATTGAAGGAGATTTTATAAGTATTAAAAATGGCTTAATAAGGCATAACTCTGAAAAATTAGCATCCATATTAATAGAAACTATTATGGATAAAAAGCTTTTATATGATAGAAAGAAGAGAATAGAATATTTCTATTTGTCAGAGAGGTTAAAAGAAAATAAAAAGTAA
- the pyk gene encoding pyruvate kinase: MQKTKMIFTIGPTSDSEEVLSKLIEAGMNVTRHNFSHGDYPSHEKRINTVKKLREKYSKPIAIMLDTKGPEIRTGNFENDKAQLKEGDKFTIYCRDNIIGDNTRCSITYDGLSSDLKKGDSILIDDGLVALEVDDIENNKIYCIVKNNGTISNHKGVNVPGVSTSLPALTEKDKGDLIFGCKIGVDMVAASFIRKAADILTIRKVLEANGGQDIQIFSKIENQEGVDNIDEIIKFSDGIMVARGDMGVEILIEQVPLIQKTIIQKCNKAGKPVITATQMLDSMIRNPRPTRAEASDIANAIFDGTDAIMLSGETANGKYPVEAARTMSRIAQAAEEKIDYDSLLKKRREVHIQNVPNAISLATCSTASELKASAIITATQSGHTARMVSKYRPQCHIIAVTPSGKVARRLALNWGVFPILTKRVDSTDELIEDSVKIALKSGYVKKGDLVIIAAGIPVSYSGTTNMLKVHIVGDILVQGRGAGVRPGYGNAKIVYNPKDAREIIEDGDILVVKDLDIEYMDVLDRVSGIVAENGGLTSHLAIECLTREIPIICGAGGATEILKTGTFITMDIIRGIVYNGRANIM; this comes from the coding sequence ATGCAAAAAACTAAAATGATTTTTACAATTGGACCCACAAGTGATTCAGAAGAAGTTTTGTCAAAACTTATTGAAGCTGGCATGAATGTAACTAGACATAATTTTTCTCATGGAGACTATCCAAGTCATGAAAAGAGAATAAATACAGTGAAGAAACTCAGAGAAAAGTACAGTAAACCTATAGCAATTATGCTGGATACTAAAGGGCCTGAAATAAGAACGGGAAATTTTGAAAATGATAAAGCTCAGTTAAAAGAGGGAGATAAATTTACTATCTACTGTAGAGATAATATCATAGGGGATAATACTAGATGCTCCATAACCTATGACGGGTTAAGCAGTGACTTGAAAAAAGGAGACAGTATATTAATTGATGATGGATTAGTTGCTTTGGAAGTGGATGATATTGAAAATAATAAAATATACTGCATAGTTAAAAATAATGGAACAATCAGTAATCATAAAGGGGTAAATGTACCAGGAGTTTCTACTTCGCTGCCAGCATTAACAGAAAAGGATAAAGGGGATTTGATATTTGGATGCAAGATTGGCGTAGATATGGTAGCTGCTTCTTTTATAAGAAAAGCTGCTGATATACTTACCATAAGAAAGGTACTGGAGGCAAATGGAGGACAAGATATACAGATATTCTCTAAGATTGAAAATCAAGAAGGGGTTGACAATATAGATGAAATAATAAAGTTTTCTGATGGAATAATGGTGGCAAGAGGAGATATGGGAGTGGAAATTCTCATAGAACAAGTACCTTTAATACAAAAAACTATAATACAAAAGTGTAATAAAGCAGGTAAACCTGTTATAACTGCAACTCAGATGCTTGATTCTATGATAAGGAATCCAAGACCTACCAGGGCTGAAGCATCAGATATAGCCAATGCCATATTTGATGGAACAGATGCCATAATGTTAAGTGGTGAAACTGCCAATGGAAAATATCCTGTAGAAGCAGCACGGACTATGTCAAGAATAGCCCAGGCAGCAGAAGAAAAAATCGACTACGATTCCTTATTAAAAAAAAGAAGGGAAGTTCATATACAAAATGTACCAAATGCCATAAGTCTTGCTACCTGCAGCACTGCTTCAGAATTAAAAGCTTCTGCTATAATAACTGCTACACAGAGTGGACACACAGCTAGAATGGTTTCAAAGTATAGACCACAATGTCATATTATAGCTGTAACTCCAAGTGGTAAAGTGGCAAGAAGGCTTGCATTAAATTGGGGGGTATTTCCCATACTTACTAAAAGGGTGGATTCTACGGATGAATTAATAGAAGATTCAGTTAAGATAGCATTAAAAAGTGGCTATGTTAAAAAAGGAGATCTGGTAATTATAGCAGCAGGCATACCGGTTAGTTATTCTGGCACTACTAATATGTTAAAGGTTCATATAGTTGGAGATATATTAGTTCAGGGGAGAGGGGCAGGAGTTAGACCCGGTTATGGAAATGCAAAAATAGTTTATAATCCTAAGGATGCCCGGGAGATAATAGAAGATGGGGATATTTTAGTAGTTAAAGATCTAGATATAGAATATATGGATGTATTGGATAGAGTTTCAGGAATTGTAGCGGAAAATGGAGGATTAACATCCCATCTTGCTATTGAATGCCTTACAAGGGAAATACCTATTATCTGTGGAGCTGGAGGAGCCACTGAAATATTGAAAACAGGTACATTTATAACTATGGATATTATAAGAGGAATAGTGTATAATGGCAGAGCCAATATAATGTAA
- a CDS encoding DNA polymerase III subunit alpha — protein MGDKKYKWVSLHQHTEYSLLDSSAKISELIARAKELEMDSIAITDHGSMYGCVEFYKEAKAQGIKPIIGCEIYVSQKSMYVKQNNGENGNYHLVLLVKNKEGYKNLMKIVSTASIEGFYYKPRVDHDYLREHSEGLIALSACMSGEVQANILKDNIKTAKEIALFYQKIFKEGFYLELQYHGIEEQLKINQELISMSKELNIPLVATNDVHYIRKEDYRSHDVLLCIQTGKTVDEEQRMRYPSDEFYLKSPEQMYEMFSHVPEALENTVKIADQCSFDYEFHNSKLPKFPLKEGIDPYEYMKELCYKGLKKRYKNIDDNLINRLEYELDIIKKMGYVDYFLIVWDFISFAVQNGIMTGPGRGSGAGSIVAYTLGITKVDPIKYNLIFERFLNPERISMPDIDSDFCYERRGEVIDYVVGKYGKNNVSQIVTFGTMAARACIRDVGRAMNYPYGEVDRIAKMIPTILNITIDKALEINPELKGAYEEELRTKELIDVARALEGLPRHTSTHAAGVVIASKPLVNYVPLQKNEGNIVTQFTMNTLEELGLLKMDFLGLRTLTVLRDALTMIKENKGKSIDLDNIDYDDKAVYDMIGQGKTVGVFQLESPGMTSFMKELKPDSLEDIIAGISLYRPGPIAEIPKYIKNKNSVHEINYVTPQLEHILSVTYGCMVYQEQVMQIVRDLAGYSMGRSDLVRRAMSKKKHHVMEEERRNFIYGIVDENGKVEVPGCIRNGISEKAANDIFDSMIDFASYAFNKSHAAAYAVVAFQTAYLMHYYPTEFTAAMLNSVKGDSEKVAYYIRFAKGIGIEVLPPSINESYAKFTVEDGRIRFGLSAVKNVGENIIDSIVKSRLKHGKFKDLVDFCSNIEIQSINKRVVESLIKAGAFDCFGKYRSQLSLVYEKIIDSVINSRKKNIKGQISLFSQIEDSSIEIQYPSIKEFMKRDMLSMEKEMTGLYLSGHPLDEYEKTLKLQTDTKISDIITRETLEESFIEESRVRDGDKVIIGGILSQVSRKITKNNDMMAFARLEDLYGIMEIIIFSKNFQRFKSLIYDDSMVLVKGRISIREEEQPKLICEIIEPLMRIDTEKLYILIKEQQDIRNTLKEVKPLLINFSGSVPVYLCTQKERKKFRLDRDLWVKSDPDLMGILKKRFGDSNVKII, from the coding sequence ATGGGTGATAAAAAATATAAATGGGTAAGCCTGCACCAGCATACAGAATACTCTCTCTTAGATTCTTCAGCCAAAATTTCAGAACTTATAGCCAGAGCTAAGGAATTAGAGATGGACAGCATTGCTATAACAGATCATGGGAGTATGTATGGTTGTGTGGAGTTCTATAAAGAAGCTAAAGCACAGGGAATTAAACCTATAATAGGGTGTGAAATATATGTATCCCAAAAGTCTATGTATGTAAAACAAAATAATGGGGAAAATGGGAACTATCACTTAGTACTCTTGGTAAAAAATAAAGAAGGATATAAAAATTTGATGAAAATAGTTTCTACAGCTTCTATTGAAGGATTTTATTATAAACCAAGAGTAGACCATGACTATCTAAGGGAACATAGTGAAGGGTTAATAGCATTAAGTGCCTGCATGAGTGGTGAAGTACAGGCGAATATACTGAAAGATAATATAAAGACAGCTAAGGAAATAGCTCTTTTTTACCAAAAGATATTTAAAGAAGGATTTTACCTTGAACTTCAATATCATGGTATAGAAGAACAACTGAAAATAAACCAGGAACTGATATCCATGTCAAAAGAACTTAATATTCCTTTAGTTGCAACAAATGATGTACACTATATAAGAAAAGAGGATTATAGGTCTCATGATGTTTTGCTTTGTATACAGACAGGGAAAACTGTGGACGAAGAACAGAGGATGAGATATCCTTCAGATGAATTTTATTTAAAATCTCCAGAACAAATGTATGAAATGTTTTCTCATGTGCCAGAGGCTCTGGAAAATACAGTTAAAATAGCAGACCAGTGCAGTTTTGACTATGAGTTTCACAATTCAAAACTACCTAAATTTCCTCTTAAAGAAGGTATAGACCCTTATGAGTATATGAAAGAACTGTGTTATAAGGGGCTTAAAAAAAGATATAAGAATATAGATGACAATTTAATAAATAGACTGGAATATGAGTTAGATATAATAAAGAAAATGGGATATGTAGATTATTTTTTAATAGTTTGGGATTTTATAAGTTTTGCCGTGCAAAATGGAATTATGACAGGACCGGGCAGGGGCAGCGGAGCTGGCTCAATAGTTGCATATACCCTTGGAATTACTAAAGTAGATCCCATAAAATATAACCTCATATTTGAACGTTTCTTGAATCCAGAGAGAATATCCATGCCGGATATTGATAGTGACTTTTGTTATGAGAGAAGAGGGGAAGTCATAGATTATGTAGTGGGAAAGTACGGTAAAAACAATGTATCACAAATTGTAACTTTTGGAACCATGGCCGCCAGAGCATGTATAAGAGATGTGGGAAGGGCAATGAATTACCCTTATGGAGAAGTAGATAGAATAGCTAAAATGATTCCTACAATCTTAAATATAACTATAGATAAGGCCCTTGAAATTAATCCTGAACTTAAAGGAGCCTATGAAGAGGAGCTTAGAACTAAAGAGTTAATAGATGTAGCAAGAGCGCTTGAAGGACTTCCAAGACATACGTCTACCCATGCGGCAGGAGTGGTTATAGCTTCAAAACCTTTAGTAAATTATGTACCCCTCCAGAAAAATGAAGGTAATATAGTAACTCAATTCACTATGAATACATTAGAGGAACTTGGTCTCTTAAAAATGGACTTTTTAGGACTTAGAACCTTGACAGTTTTAAGGGATGCTCTAACCATGATTAAAGAAAATAAGGGAAAAAGCATTGATTTAGATAACATAGATTATGATGATAAAGCAGTGTATGATATGATAGGACAGGGAAAAACTGTAGGAGTTTTTCAACTTGAATCTCCGGGAATGACCTCTTTCATGAAAGAATTGAAACCAGATTCTCTGGAGGATATAATAGCCGGAATCAGCCTTTATAGACCGGGACCTATAGCTGAAATACCAAAATATATTAAAAATAAAAATAGTGTTCATGAAATTAATTATGTAACCCCCCAGCTTGAACATATACTATCTGTTACTTATGGGTGCATGGTGTATCAAGAACAGGTAATGCAGATTGTAAGAGATCTGGCAGGTTACTCCATGGGAAGAAGTGATCTGGTAAGGCGTGCAATGTCTAAGAAAAAGCACCATGTTATGGAAGAGGAAAGGCGTAACTTTATATATGGAATAGTAGATGAAAATGGAAAAGTAGAAGTACCTGGATGTATAAGAAACGGCATATCTGAAAAGGCTGCCAATGATATATTTGATTCCATGATAGATTTTGCATCCTATGCATTTAACAAATCACATGCTGCTGCTTATGCTGTAGTGGCATTCCAGACAGCATATCTAATGCATTATTATCCTACAGAATTTACAGCGGCAATGCTAAACAGTGTAAAAGGCGATAGTGAAAAGGTGGCGTATTATATAAGATTTGCAAAAGGCATTGGAATAGAAGTACTACCTCCTAGTATTAATGAAAGTTATGCAAAATTTACAGTAGAAGATGGCAGAATAAGATTTGGATTGTCTGCTGTAAAAAATGTTGGAGAAAATATAATAGACAGTATAGTTAAATCTAGATTAAAACATGGTAAATTTAAAGATTTAGTGGATTTTTGTAGTAATATAGAGATACAATCAATAAATAAAAGAGTGGTGGAAAGCTTAATTAAGGCAGGAGCTTTTGATTGCTTTGGAAAATATCGTTCACAATTGAGTTTAGTATATGAAAAAATAATTGACAGTGTCATAAATTCAAGGAAAAAAAATATAAAAGGACAGATAAGTCTTTTTTCTCAGATAGAAGACAGCAGTATAGAAATACAATACCCTTCTATAAAAGAATTTATGAAAAGAGATATGCTGTCCATGGAAAAGGAAATGACGGGTTTGTATCTTTCAGGTCATCCTTTAGATGAGTATGAGAAAACTTTAAAATTGCAGACAGATACTAAAATATCAGACATAATAACCCGGGAGACATTAGAAGAAAGTTTCATAGAAGAATCAAGAGTAAGAGATGGGGATAAGGTTATAATTGGAGGAATATTATCACAGGTATCTAGAAAGATTACCAAGAATAATGACATGATGGCTTTTGCCAGATTAGAAGATTTATATGGGATCATGGAAATAATAATATTCTCTAAAAATTTTCAGAGATTTAAAAGTCTAATTTATGATGATTCCATGGTTTTAGTAAAGGGCAGAATAAGCATTAGAGAAGAGGAACAGCCTAAATTGATTTGTGAAATTATAGAACCTCTTATGAGAATAGATACGGAAAAACTTTATATATTAATTAAAGAACAGCAGGATATAAGAAATACATTGAAAGAAGTGAAACCTTTACTTATAAATTTTAGTGGAAGTGTTCCGGTGTATTTATGTACGCAAAAGGAGAGAAAAAAATTCAGATTGGATAGAGATCTGTGGGTAAAATCCGATCCAGATCTTATGGGTATATTGAAAAAAAGATTTGGAGATAGCAATGTAAAAATTATATAA
- the whiA gene encoding DNA-binding protein WhiA has protein sequence MSFSLRVKNEICRYKIISEKEAVAELSAIMKVSGTLLLGANKQFNFKIITENAATARLIFRILKDKFNIHTKILVKKNNSFKKNNVYMIMMTENMDVKSLLKKVGILKEEEGVFSLDYSIPKNIMESEQLKRAYIKGAFLGGGSISNPEKTYHLEFVTHNNEYAKELSRLINGYGLNSKVIQRKNSFIIYIKEGEQIVDLLNIIGAHSSLLELENIRIIKEMRNNVNRLVNCETANLSKTVNASVRQSESIKLIQREIGLNRLPTNLKEIAQLRLKYPDESLKELGEMLTPKVGKSGVNHRLRRIEKIAEELRKER, from the coding sequence ATGTCATTTTCATTGAGAGTAAAAAATGAAATTTGTAGATATAAAATTATTAGTGAAAAAGAAGCGGTGGCAGAATTATCTGCAATAATGAAAGTGAGCGGAACCTTGCTTTTAGGAGCAAATAAACAGTTTAATTTTAAAATAATTACTGAAAATGCTGCTACCGCTAGACTTATATTTAGAATATTAAAGGATAAATTTAACATACATACCAAAATACTTGTTAAAAAGAACAATTCCTTTAAGAAAAATAATGTTTATATGATAATGATGACGGAAAATATGGATGTAAAATCATTACTTAAAAAAGTGGGGATTTTAAAAGAAGAAGAGGGAGTTTTCTCTTTAGATTACAGTATACCTAAAAATATCATGGAAAGTGAACAGCTTAAAAGAGCCTATATTAAAGGGGCTTTTTTAGGAGGAGGTAGTATCAGCAACCCGGAAAAAACCTATCATCTTGAATTTGTTACCCATAACAATGAATATGCTAAAGAATTGAGTAGACTTATAAATGGATATGGGTTAAATTCTAAAGTAATACAGAGAAAAAATAGTTTTATAATTTACATTAAAGAGGGAGAACAAATAGTAGATCTATTAAATATAATAGGGGCTCATTCTTCTCTTCTTGAATTGGAGAACATAAGAATAATAAAGGAAATGAGAAATAATGTTAATAGGCTTGTAAATTGTGAAACTGCAAATTTAAGTAAAACTGTAAATGCATCTGTAAGACAATCTGAAAGTATAAAACTTATACAACGAGAAATAGGGTTAAATAGACTTCCTACTAATTTAAAAGAAATTGCACAGTTAAGATTAAAATATCCAGATGAATCCCTAAAGGAGTTAGGTGAAATGCTGACCCCAAAAGTAGGTAAATCAGGGGTAAATCATAGATTGAGAAGAATTGAAAAAATAGCGGAGGAACTAAGAAAAGAAAGGTAG
- a CDS encoding DRTGG domain-containing protein yields the protein MSKHEKLMKYILSLKAGTRISVRSVASELGVSHGTVYRAIKHSADLGIVTTIPRVGTVRIEKVEKKNIEKLTYGDVINIMDGNLLGGKEGIYKILHNFIIGAMTIDTMKQYIEKDCLVITGNREDVQKLALLNGAGVLITGGFKCSSEIKELANRKCLPIISANYDTFTVASMINRALSENLIKKEIVLVEDIMQNDPCYLKDTDTVHVWKKVMEKVNYKIYPVIDNKKRVVGIVSSEDLSNCNSDNEPLSKIMNKDPIVVKPKTTVAYAAHMMDLKGLEVFPVVNHKKLIGIITKRDIIKALHYMARQPQVGETLEDLILKKFQWQVRDNKFCFIGKITPEMLNDIGTASWSSLNMILSTMAIVTLRQKSNANMLVVDSISTYFIKPVQIDNQIEIYIDVIDLGINHCKVEVNMFNNKNIAGKSILSARIIRK from the coding sequence ATGTCAAAACATGAAAAGCTAATGAAATATATACTTTCATTAAAGGCTGGGACTAGAATTTCAGTTAGGAGTGTAGCCAGTGAATTGGGTGTTAGTCATGGGACTGTATATAGAGCCATAAAACATTCTGCTGATCTTGGCATAGTTACTACCATTCCTAGAGTAGGAACCGTAAGGATAGAAAAGGTTGAAAAGAAAAATATAGAAAAATTAACTTATGGGGATGTTATAAATATTATGGATGGAAATTTGCTTGGGGGAAAAGAGGGGATATATAAGATATTACATAACTTTATAATAGGAGCCATGACCATAGACACTATGAAGCAGTATATAGAAAAAGACTGTCTGGTTATAACAGGTAACAGAGAGGACGTTCAAAAACTTGCTCTTTTAAATGGGGCAGGAGTTCTTATAACAGGAGGCTTTAAATGCAGCAGTGAAATAAAGGAATTGGCAAATAGGAAATGTCTTCCAATAATATCTGCAAATTATGATACCTTTACAGTGGCAAGTATGATAAATAGAGCACTTTCAGAAAATTTGATAAAAAAAGAAATAGTTCTTGTGGAAGATATAATGCAAAATGATCCTTGTTATCTTAAGGATACAGATACGGTGCATGTATGGAAAAAAGTCATGGAAAAAGTTAATTATAAAATATATCCTGTGATAGACAACAAAAAAAGAGTAGTAGGAATTGTATCTTCAGAGGATCTGTCAAATTGTAATTCAGATAATGAACCTTTAAGTAAGATAATGAATAAAGATCCTATTGTAGTAAAACCCAAAACTACAGTGGCTTATGCAGCCCATATGATGGATTTAAAAGGACTGGAAGTATTTCCAGTGGTAAATCATAAAAAACTCATAGGAATTATAACTAAAAGAGATATAATAAAAGCACTTCATTATATGGCAAGACAGCCTCAAGTAGGAGAGACATTAGAAGATCTGATATTGAAGAAATTTCAGTGGCAGGTAAGGGATAACAAGTTTTGTTTTATAGGAAAGATAACTCCAGAGATGTTAAATGATATAGGGACAGCTTCATGGAGTTCTTTAAATATGATTTTGTCTACTATGGCCATTGTGACTTTAAGACAGAAAAGTAATGCCAATATGCTGGTAGTGGACAGTATAAGCACATATTTTATAAAACCTGTACAAATAGATAATCAGATTGAAATATATATTGATGTAATAGACCTTGGAATAAATCACTGCAAGGTAGAGGTAAATATGTTTAATAATAAGAATATAGCCGGAAAATCTATTTTGTCTGCAAGGATAATAAGAAAATAA
- the rapZ gene encoding RNase adapter RapZ, whose product MRFVIVTGLSGAGKTQAIRNLEDLGFFCVDNLPPTLIPKFAEACYQTDGKIDKIALVIDIRGGQFFDDIFESLNYLQKQGYKYEILFLDASDEVLIKRFKESRRKHPLAPDGRILNGILMERSRLREIKDRSDNIIDTSKLATRELREEITRIYSEEGQMETQLIVTVLSFGFKYGIPVDSDLVFDVRFLPNPFYIPELKNHSGRDKIVVDYIMDFKETVKFIDKLEDMLEFLIPNYLKEGKRQLIVSIGCTGGRHRSVTIANTIYNRLKDNGHRVNIDHRDIEEDIKGGKKL is encoded by the coding sequence GTGAGATTTGTTATAGTAACAGGATTGTCTGGAGCAGGGAAAACTCAAGCTATAAGAAATTTAGAAGATTTAGGATTTTTTTGTGTAGATAATTTACCCCCTACACTAATACCTAAATTTGCAGAGGCCTGTTATCAAACTGATGGAAAAATTGACAAGATAGCTCTTGTTATAGATATAAGGGGAGGACAGTTTTTTGATGATATATTTGAAAGCTTAAATTATCTACAAAAACAAGGATATAAATATGAAATATTATTTTTAGATGCTTCAGATGAAGTACTGATTAAAAGATTTAAGGAATCTAGAAGAAAACACCCTCTGGCACCTGATGGCAGAATCTTAAATGGAATACTTATGGAAAGAAGTAGACTTAGAGAAATAAAAGATAGATCAGATAACATAATAGATACATCTAAACTGGCAACAAGAGAACTCAGAGAAGAGATAACGAGGATATATTCCGAAGAAGGCCAAATGGAGACTCAATTGATAGTTACTGTGCTTTCTTTTGGATTTAAATATGGTATACCTGTTGATTCGGATTTGGTATTTGATGTGAGATTTTTACCTAATCCTTTCTATATTCCTGAACTTAAAAATCATTCCGGCAGAGATAAAATCGTAGTTGACTATATAATGGACTTTAAGGAAACTGTTAAGTTTATAGATAAATTGGAGGATATGCTTGAATTTCTAATACCAAATTATTTGAAGGAAGGTAAAAGACAGCTTATTGTATCTATAGGATGTACAGGGGGGAGACACCGTTCTGTGACTATTGCAAATACGATTTATAACAGATTAAAAGATAATGGCCATAGAGTGAATATAGACCACAGGGATATAGAAGAAGATATTAAAGGTGGTAAAAAGCTATGA
- the pfkA gene encoding 6-phosphofructokinase translates to MKKIAVLTSGGDAPGMNAAIRAVVRTALDKNFNILGIERGYRGLMNGEVVPMERESVADIIQRGGTILKTARSEEFKTDKGKKIAVGILEKFQVDGLIVIGGDGSFKGAQELSKLGIATIGIPGTIDNDLAYTDFTIGFDTATNTVLDAINKLRDTSTAHQRVSIVEVMGRNCGDIALYAGLAGGAENIIIPEKGYEEEELCKNVLEAKLNGKVHNLIVLAEGIGGGEALAKKIQYVTGIEARATKLGHIQRGGSPTCRDRILASRFGYRAVELLEEGKTSRVIGIKEEKIIDLNIDEALNTPRKFDEKLYEIAEALA, encoded by the coding sequence ATGAAAAAAATAGCTGTGTTAACTAGTGGGGGAGATGCACCAGGTATGAATGCTGCCATAAGAGCAGTGGTAAGGACTGCCTTGGATAAGAATTTCAATATACTGGGGATAGAAAGAGGATATAGGGGACTCATGAATGGAGAAGTAGTACCTATGGAAAGAGAAAGTGTGGCAGATATTATACAGCGGGGAGGTACTATATTAAAGACTGCCAGATCGGAAGAGTTTAAAACAGATAAAGGTAAAAAAATAGCTGTAGGTATACTGGAAAAGTTTCAAGTAGACGGATTGATAGTAATAGGTGGAGATGGCTCCTTCAAGGGAGCTCAGGAATTATCCAAATTAGGCATAGCTACCATTGGCATACCTGGAACTATAGATAATGACCTAGCGTATACGGACTTTACCATAGGATTTGATACGGCAACAAATACAGTTTTAGATGCAATTAATAAGTTAAGAGATACTTCTACAGCCCATCAAAGGGTAAGTATTGTAGAAGTTATGGGAAGAAACTGTGGAGATATAGCTCTTTATGCAGGACTTGCCGGTGGGGCTGAAAATATAATTATACCGGAAAAAGGATATGAAGAAGAAGAATTGTGTAAAAATGTATTGGAGGCAAAGCTAAATGGCAAAGTGCATAATTTGATAGTGTTAGCAGAAGGTATAGGAGGGGGTGAGGCTTTAGCGAAAAAGATACAGTATGTTACTGGAATAGAAGCTAGAGCTACAAAATTAGGACATATTCAGCGAGGAGGCAGTCCTACTTGCAGGGATAGAATATTGGCTTCAAGGTTTGGATATAGAGCAGTTGAGCTATTGGAAGAGGGAAAAACTTCACGAGTTATTGGTATTAAAGAGGAAAAGATTATTGATTTAAACATAGATGAGGCCTTAAATACGCCAAGAAAATTTGATGAGAAACTATATGAAATAGCAGAAGCATTAGCATGA